The Prunus persica cultivar Lovell chromosome G7, Prunus_persica_NCBIv2, whole genome shotgun sequence genome has a segment encoding these proteins:
- the LOC18769188 gene encoding probable LRR receptor-like serine/threonine-protein kinase At4g20940, producing the protein MATSYWLPTVNMLPSLVELHLPSCRLTMLPLTLPSINFTSLLVLDLSKNKFTSTIPPWLFNLTELEMLDLTNNNLTGKLLDSLGYLKSLRYLDLSYNSFQGSIPKSIGNLTSLEEFDLAWNQMSGIILESLGEFSSLVSLDIYGNTWEGAITEPHFAKLGGLRRSMVSVTFLNHLNLSYNNLSGKIPTGNQFQTFVDPSIYEGNASLSRCPLPIGCQDNKEAPQIPSGDGGEDDDSKLEKLQFIISMVIGFCAGFWGVFRTFAMKRF; encoded by the exons ATGGCTACATCCTATTGGCTTCCCACTGTTAATATGCTCCCTTCACTTGTTGAATTGCATTTGCCCTCTTGTAGACTTACCATGCTTCCTCTCACTCTTCCTTCCATCAATTTCACATCCCTTTTAGTTCTTGATCTCTCTAAGAATAAATTCACCTCCACAATACCTCCTTGGTTGTTCAATCTCACTGAACTAGAGATGTTGGATTTGACAAATAACAATTTGACAGGAAAACTACTTGATTCTTTGGGATATCTTAAAAGCTTGAGATACCTCGACTTGTCGTATAACTCATTTCAGGGTTCAATCCCAAAATCGATTGGAAATTTAACATCTTTGGAGGAGTTTGACCTTGCATGGAATCAAATGAGTGGGATCATCCTAGAAAGTCTTGGGGAGTTCTCATCACTGGTTTCACTTGATATCTATGGCAACACATGGGAAGGTGCCATTACAGAACCTCATTTTGCGAAACTTGGAGGCCTGAGAAGA AGCATGGTTTCTGTAACATTTTTGAATCATCTGAACCTGTCATACAATAACTTGTCCGGAAAAATTCCAACGGGTAACCAGTTTCAGACCTTTGTTGACCCGTCAATTTATGAGGGCAATGCCAGTCTTAGCAGGTGTCCATTACCAATTGGTTGCCAAGACAATAAAGAAGCACCTCAAATTCCAAGTGGAGATGGAGGAGAGGATGATGATAGTAAACTTGAAAAGCTACAGTTCATCATCAGCATGGTGATAGGTTTCTGTGCAGGATTCTGGGGAGTTTTTAGGACTTTTGCCATGAAGAGGTTTTGA
- the LOC18770347 gene encoding dual specificity protein phosphatase 12, whose amino-acid sequence MPYLVRENLFLGNIRDATEVIRNGSKEITHILCAIPTKEIKVYDAGSVGGSASVGDGSISFRAGKDLKLERLGVPLRDRHDENLLDYLDACVDFIDKGRKKGSVLVHCFAGVSRSASIITAYLMRTEHLSQEDALGSLRQSCEFVCPNDGFLHQLKMYEEMGFKVDRASPIYKSFRLKVLGESYHHGDKIDSSKFGADPGLPGEVASGVKTAQNGGKTGAPAFRCKKCRRIVALQDNVVDHIPGEGEKSFEWRKRKSSNLSEDSECSSIFVEPQRWMTAVDEGALEGKGKLSCAHCEARLGYFNWSGSQCSCGSWITPAFQLHRSRVDVSTV is encoded by the exons ATGCCGTATCTTGTTCGTGAGAATCTATTCCTCGGCAACATCCGCGACGCGACAGAGGTTATCCGAAATGGCAGCAAAGAGATCACACATATTCTCTGTGCAATTCCCACAAAGGAAATCAAGGTTTATGATGCCGGGTCTGTTGGTGGGTCAGCTTCTGTTGGTGATGGGTCGATAAGCTTTCGTGCAGGCAAGGATTTGAAGCTGGAGAGGTTGGGGGTTCCGCTAAGAGATAGGCACGATGAGAATTTATTGGATTATTTGGATGCGTGTGTGGATTTTATTGATAAGGGTAGAAAAAAGGGTTCTGTTTTGGTGCATTGCTTTGCTGGTGTTTCCAGAAG TGCATCTATCATTACAGCCTATCTGATGAGAACAGAGCATTTATCACAAGAAG ATGCACTAGGATCCCTGAGGCAAAGCTGTGAATTTGTTTGCCCCAATGATGGTTTTCTACATCAG CTCAAAATGTACGAGGAAATGGGCTTCAAGGTTGATCGTGCCAGCCCCATATATAAGTCTTTTCGCTTGAAAGTATTGG GTGAATCTTATCATCATGGGGATAAAATAGACAGTTCTAAATTTGGGGCAGATCCTGGGTTGCCTGGTGAAGTTGCCTCTGGAGTAAAAACAGCTCAAAATGGAGGAAAAACTGGTGCACCAGCATTCCGCTGCAAGAAATGCCGAAGAATTGTTGCATTGCAGGACAATGTTGTTGATCACATTCCAGGCGAGGGTGAGAAATCGTTTGAGTGGCGAAAGCGAAAAAGTAGCAACTTGTCTGAGGATTCTGAATGTTCATCCATTTTTGTTGAGCCTCAAAGGTGGATGACAGCAG TTGATGAAGGAGCACTGGAGGGCAAGGGCAAGTTGTCATGTGCACATTGTGAAGCTCGCTTGGGTTACTTCAATTGGTCAGGCAGCCAATGCAGTTGCGGGAGTTGGATCACTCCTGCCTTCCAGCTTCATAGAAGCCGTGTGGACGTCAGCACTGTCTAA